One window from the genome of Rufibacter tibetensis encodes:
- a CDS encoding GDSL-type esterase/lipase family protein codes for MKKHFSLLYLLVLLVCFGASAQNKIKVACVGNSITEGAGLKQTYPAVLQQLLGGAYEVRNFGVSGRTLLKKGNQPFWNETKYQDALAWNPDIVIIKLGTNDSKPMNWKFKDEFVPDYIQFVASFKKLASKPKVYVCTPVPVFEEKFSISKPVVNTEIVPAVKKVAKKTKSKTIDLYTPFLGKPELTYDGIHPNDAGAALLANEVYKSLKVKSAQTARK; via the coding sequence ATGAAAAAGCATTTCTCTCTCCTCTATCTGTTGGTATTGCTGGTTTGTTTTGGAGCCTCGGCGCAGAACAAAATAAAAGTAGCCTGCGTGGGCAACAGTATCACCGAAGGAGCCGGTCTCAAGCAAACCTATCCCGCAGTTCTACAGCAACTATTGGGCGGTGCCTACGAGGTGCGCAACTTCGGAGTGAGTGGCCGTACGCTCCTGAAAAAAGGAAATCAGCCGTTCTGGAACGAAACCAAATACCAGGACGCCCTGGCCTGGAACCCCGACATCGTCATCATCAAACTGGGCACCAACGATTCCAAGCCCATGAACTGGAAATTCAAAGATGAGTTCGTGCCTGATTACATTCAGTTTGTGGCCTCTTTCAAGAAACTAGCCTCTAAACCCAAGGTGTACGTTTGCACCCCGGTGCCGGTGTTCGAAGAAAAATTCAGTATCAGCAAACCGGTGGTGAACACTGAGATTGTACCGGCAGTGAAGAAAGTCGCCAAGAAAACGAAATCGAAGACCATTGACCTGTACACACCTTTTCTGGGAAAGCCCGAATTGACGTATGACGGCATTCACCCCAATGATGCCGGTGCGGCCCTGCTGGCAAATGAAGTCTACAAATCTTTGAAGGTGAAATCAGCCCAAACAGCTCGCAAGTAG
- the galB gene encoding beta-galactosidase GalB has protein sequence MQKTNTPYLPIGFSWAVAFLLLLSASSCKTSNVAVRERSDFTKNWSFALGENAGAKDANFNDTQWRKLSLPHDWSIEGKFDKKHPASYNGGALPGGTGWYRKAFTLDAKDKDKLFYIDFDGVYTNSEVWVNGQYLGKRPNGYISFRYDLTPYLKFGKEQNVVAVKVDNSQQPNSRWYSGSGIYRNVWLVKTNPVHVEQWGTFVTTPQVSEQSASVAITTNIRNARQQGGNITLRTLVYDAQGKEVAKASSENVALKSGQANALTEVKQNLTVSNPTVWSVEQPYLYRVVTLVEQKGKVVDNYETPLGIRTFNFDVQKGFTLNGKSMKINGVCNHHDLGALGAAVNVRALERQLEILKAMGVNGIRTSHNPPTPELLDLCDKMGFIVMDESFDMWKKEKTKFDYSHDWDEWHKRDLKDFIKRDRNHPSVFIWSVGNEIPEQWAPEGTTIAKELVDIVKSLDTTRPVTVGINEPTPNNTIYKSGALDLFGFNYHHQDFEKFPQTFPGQKFIATETVSALMTRGHYDMPADSIRRWPKRWDIPFHDGNKDLTVSAYDNVSTPWGSTHEETWKVIKKHAYLSGQYIWTGFDYLGEPTPYVWPARSSYFGIVDLAGFPKDVYYMYQSEWTNKPVLHVFPHWNWLPGKTVDVKAYYNNADEVELFLNGKSQGIKKKQGDDLHVLWRVPFQPGTLRAVSRANGKEVLTKEVKTAGDPAKIVLEADRTQLSADGKDLSFVTVKILDKDGNLVPTANNLVNFTLDGKATIAGVDNGLQTSLESFKASHRKAFNGLALAILQAQEEAGTVKLTATSEGLAPATVTIQLKK, from the coding sequence ATGCAAAAAACGAATACTCCTTATCTCCCCATCGGCTTTTCATGGGCCGTTGCTTTCCTATTGCTTTTAAGTGCTTCTTCCTGTAAAACCTCCAACGTGGCGGTGCGGGAACGTTCCGATTTTACAAAGAACTGGTCCTTTGCCCTCGGCGAAAATGCCGGAGCCAAAGATGCCAATTTCAATGACACCCAATGGCGTAAACTAAGCCTGCCGCATGACTGGAGCATTGAAGGCAAGTTTGATAAGAAGCACCCGGCCAGCTACAACGGTGGCGCATTACCCGGCGGCACCGGCTGGTACCGCAAAGCCTTCACCCTAGACGCGAAAGACAAAGACAAGCTCTTTTACATTGACTTTGACGGCGTGTACACCAACTCTGAAGTTTGGGTAAATGGCCAGTATTTGGGCAAACGACCCAATGGCTATATCTCCTTCCGGTATGATCTAACACCTTACCTCAAGTTTGGGAAGGAGCAGAACGTAGTGGCCGTAAAAGTAGACAACTCCCAACAACCCAATTCCCGCTGGTATTCTGGGTCTGGCATTTACCGCAACGTATGGCTGGTGAAAACCAATCCGGTGCACGTAGAACAGTGGGGCACGTTTGTGACTACCCCGCAGGTGTCAGAGCAATCTGCTTCAGTGGCCATTACTACTAACATCAGAAATGCCCGGCAGCAGGGAGGGAACATCACGCTGCGTACGCTGGTGTATGATGCCCAGGGCAAAGAAGTGGCGAAGGCTTCTTCTGAGAATGTAGCTTTAAAATCCGGCCAAGCCAATGCGCTCACCGAAGTAAAGCAGAACTTAACTGTCAGCAACCCTACGGTGTGGTCAGTGGAGCAGCCGTACCTGTACCGGGTGGTGACGCTGGTAGAGCAAAAAGGAAAAGTGGTGGACAACTACGAGACGCCGCTGGGCATTAGGACCTTCAACTTTGACGTGCAGAAAGGTTTTACCCTGAACGGCAAATCCATGAAAATTAATGGCGTGTGCAACCACCATGACCTGGGTGCGCTGGGTGCCGCCGTGAACGTGCGGGCCTTGGAGCGCCAATTGGAAATCCTGAAGGCCATGGGCGTAAACGGCATCCGGACCTCGCACAACCCGCCCACGCCTGAGCTGCTGGACCTATGCGACAAAATGGGCTTCATTGTCATGGACGAGTCTTTTGACATGTGGAAGAAAGAGAAAACCAAGTTTGACTATAGCCATGACTGGGACGAGTGGCACAAACGCGACCTAAAAGATTTCATCAAGCGCGACCGCAACCACCCCAGCGTCTTTATCTGGAGCGTCGGGAACGAGATACCGGAGCAGTGGGCACCGGAAGGAACAACTATTGCGAAGGAGTTGGTAGACATTGTGAAGAGCCTGGATACTACCCGCCCTGTTACGGTGGGCATAAATGAGCCAACCCCTAACAACACCATCTACAAATCAGGCGCGCTGGATCTGTTTGGCTTCAACTACCACCACCAGGACTTTGAGAAGTTTCCGCAGACCTTCCCGGGTCAGAAATTCATCGCTACCGAAACTGTCTCTGCGTTGATGACCCGCGGGCATTATGACATGCCGGCAGACAGCATCCGTCGGTGGCCCAAACGCTGGGACATTCCTTTCCACGACGGAAACAAAGACCTCACCGTCTCGGCGTATGACAACGTGAGCACCCCTTGGGGTTCTACCCACGAGGAGACCTGGAAAGTAATCAAAAAGCACGCTTACTTATCGGGGCAGTACATCTGGACCGGTTTTGATTACCTGGGCGAACCTACCCCATACGTTTGGCCAGCCCGCAGCTCGTACTTCGGGATTGTAGATTTGGCCGGCTTCCCGAAAGACGTGTACTACATGTACCAAAGCGAATGGACAAACAAACCCGTGTTGCACGTGTTCCCGCACTGGAACTGGCTACCTGGCAAAACCGTGGATGTTAAGGCTTATTACAACAACGCCGATGAGGTGGAGCTTTTCCTGAACGGCAAGTCACAGGGCATCAAGAAAAAGCAAGGCGATGACCTGCATGTGCTCTGGCGAGTGCCGTTTCAGCCGGGTACCCTAAGAGCCGTGTCCCGCGCAAACGGCAAAGAAGTACTCACCAAGGAAGTCAAAACTGCCGGTGATCCCGCCAAAATTGTGTTGGAAGCCGACCGTACCCAACTCTCTGCCGATGGCAAAGACCTGTCTTTCGTGACGGTGAAGATCCTAGACAAAGACGGCAACCTGGTACCCACCGCCAATAACTTGGTCAATTTCACCCTTGACGGCAAAGCGACCATCGCGGGTGTGGACAACGGCTTGCAGACCAGCTTGGAGTCTTTTAAAGCCAGCCATCGCAAAGCGTTCAATGGCTTGGCGCTGGCCATTCTGCAGGCCCAGGAAGAAGCCGGCACGGTGAAACTGACCGCCACATCTGAAGGTCTGGCTCCGGCCACCGTGACCATTCAACTGAAAAAGTAA
- a CDS encoding SusC/RagA family TonB-linked outer membrane protein — translation MRKYLLLTWLLCLCGVAFAQQTVRGRVTSQEGGDAIIGATISVKGNASLATGTDVEGNFQLNLPTGNETLVITYIGYVTQEVAVNGRSQVNVVLKTDAKALEEVVVIGYGVQQKKLVTGATVQVKGDDLQRQSTTNALQALQGQTPGVQIASSSGQPGEGMRVVIRGLGTIANASPLYVVDGVITGDINYLNPADIESIDVLKDAASAAIYGSQAANGVVLVTTKQGKTDQPAQITFDTYYGVQNVARKARLLDAREYAGIMNEAAVNSGKAPYFNNEQLNTLPVNTDWMDEMFVKDAVTQNYSLGVSGGTQMSTFSTSLAYTGTEGVVGGKSLSNYERYNFRINSEHKLLKDVLRFGQHLTFAYVNNNGIGVGNQYNNTLRGAFNTSPFVPMYDAEGNFWNNDGKAAPVWYSGEANPYAQMVYGNQNRRNNQRLLGDVYMVVEPIKNLRFRTSLGVDYYANESRSYTPIYTLSAFSFSNFTQVNQSMGKGRTLMFDNTLSYGFNIGANHNLEVMAGSSAFQFLGSGINGSNRNLNIGDIRYAWLSNATNTEGAPNMTVGGGPTDEDKRMSYFGRVSYNFKETYLLNATFRADGTSRFLNRWGYFPSVSAGWVLTNEEFMSSTADWMSFLKLRASWGQVGNLNGGFFQYLAPVQIRNTNYIFGPTEGMLTPGSYSSRLGNPDLHWETSEQTNVGFDARFLNGKVDFNFDYYIKTSKDWLIVAPILATAGAEAPFINGGNVRNSGVEVALAYNSSIGAFNYRVGVNGAYNKNRVGEIPSADGIIHGATNQLFDNAPEFYRAQNGFPIGYFYGYKTAGIFQSEAEVAAYRSAENGLIQPNAQPGDVRYVDVNGDGIITELDKTNIGNPNPEYTFGLTFSGDYKGFDFSFLASGVAGNQIVQSYRNHANPLANYTARILDRWHGPGSSNTMPRVTEDARNWTNFSDLYVQDGDFLRISNVTIGYNLGQLMKQSSRARQFRVFASVLNLYTFTKYDGMDPEIGYTDGFAQGVDVGYYPRPRTMMVGANLRF, via the coding sequence ATGAGAAAATACCTACTGCTTACATGGCTGCTCTGTTTATGCGGGGTAGCCTTCGCCCAACAAACCGTCAGGGGAAGGGTCACCTCCCAGGAAGGTGGCGATGCCATCATTGGGGCCACTATTAGTGTTAAAGGCAATGCTTCCCTGGCTACTGGTACAGACGTGGAGGGAAACTTTCAGCTGAACCTCCCCACCGGCAATGAGACGCTGGTCATCACCTACATTGGATATGTAACCCAAGAGGTAGCCGTGAATGGCAGATCGCAAGTGAACGTGGTCCTGAAAACCGATGCCAAAGCCTTGGAAGAGGTAGTGGTGATTGGCTATGGCGTACAGCAGAAAAAACTGGTGACCGGCGCTACTGTGCAGGTGAAAGGCGATGACCTGCAGCGGCAAAGCACCACCAACGCCTTGCAAGCCTTGCAGGGGCAAACCCCAGGGGTGCAGATCGCTTCTTCTTCCGGGCAGCCGGGCGAGGGAATGCGCGTAGTAATCAGGGGCTTAGGAACCATTGCCAATGCCAGCCCACTGTACGTAGTGGACGGAGTAATCACGGGTGATATCAATTACCTGAACCCGGCAGACATTGAATCCATTGACGTGTTGAAAGATGCGGCTTCGGCGGCTATTTATGGGTCGCAGGCAGCTAACGGGGTTGTGCTCGTGACTACCAAGCAAGGGAAAACAGATCAACCGGCCCAAATCACCTTTGATACTTATTATGGTGTGCAGAACGTGGCCAGAAAGGCGCGTCTGTTGGATGCCCGCGAATATGCCGGTATCATGAACGAGGCCGCCGTGAACTCCGGCAAAGCCCCATATTTCAACAACGAGCAGTTGAATACATTGCCCGTCAACACAGACTGGATGGACGAAATGTTTGTGAAAGACGCGGTGACCCAAAACTACTCGTTAGGGGTTTCCGGCGGAACACAGATGTCTACGTTCTCTACCTCACTGGCGTACACTGGTACCGAAGGAGTAGTAGGCGGAAAAAGCCTTTCCAATTATGAGCGCTACAACTTCCGGATCAATTCTGAGCACAAGCTGTTGAAAGACGTGTTGCGGTTTGGCCAGCATTTGACCTTCGCGTACGTGAACAACAACGGCATTGGCGTGGGCAACCAGTACAACAACACTCTGCGCGGCGCCTTCAACACCAGCCCGTTTGTACCTATGTATGATGCAGAGGGAAATTTCTGGAATAACGATGGCAAAGCTGCCCCTGTTTGGTATTCCGGAGAGGCCAACCCTTACGCCCAAATGGTGTACGGCAACCAGAACAGACGCAACAACCAACGCCTGTTGGGAGATGTATACATGGTGGTGGAGCCTATCAAGAACCTGCGGTTCCGAACCAGCCTAGGCGTAGATTATTACGCAAATGAAAGCCGTTCTTATACCCCAATCTACACCTTATCAGCTTTCTCGTTCAGCAATTTTACCCAGGTAAACCAGTCCATGGGCAAAGGCAGAACCCTCATGTTTGACAACACCTTAAGCTATGGCTTTAACATAGGGGCAAACCATAACCTGGAAGTAATGGCGGGTTCATCGGCTTTCCAGTTCCTGGGTTCAGGCATTAACGGCAGTAACCGTAACCTGAACATTGGCGACATCCGGTATGCCTGGTTGTCTAATGCCACTAACACCGAAGGAGCTCCTAACATGACCGTGGGCGGTGGCCCAACCGACGAAGACAAGCGCATGTCGTACTTCGGGCGGGTGAGCTACAACTTCAAAGAGACGTATTTGTTAAATGCCACGTTCCGGGCCGACGGCACTTCTCGTTTCCTGAACCGTTGGGGCTATTTCCCATCTGTTTCGGCGGGTTGGGTCTTGACCAATGAGGAGTTCATGTCTAGCACGGCAGATTGGATGTCTTTCCTGAAACTGAGAGCCAGCTGGGGACAAGTGGGGAACCTGAACGGTGGTTTCTTCCAGTACCTGGCACCAGTTCAAATTAGAAACACCAACTATATCTTCGGACCTACTGAAGGTATGCTGACACCGGGTTCTTACAGCAGCCGGTTAGGAAACCCAGACCTTCATTGGGAAACTTCAGAACAAACCAACGTAGGGTTTGATGCTCGTTTCCTGAACGGAAAAGTAGATTTCAACTTTGACTACTACATCAAAACCAGCAAAGACTGGTTGATCGTAGCGCCTATTCTGGCCACCGCCGGCGCTGAGGCTCCTTTCATCAACGGAGGTAATGTAAGAAACAGCGGGGTAGAAGTAGCACTGGCGTACAACAGCAGCATTGGTGCCTTCAACTACAGGGTAGGCGTAAACGGAGCTTACAACAAAAACAGAGTAGGAGAAATCCCAAGCGCTGACGGTATCATCCACGGAGCCACAAACCAATTGTTTGACAACGCTCCCGAGTTCTACCGCGCTCAGAACGGCTTTCCTATCGGATATTTCTACGGCTACAAAACAGCCGGTATCTTCCAGTCCGAAGCAGAGGTGGCCGCTTACCGTTCTGCTGAAAACGGCCTGATTCAGCCAAATGCGCAGCCGGGTGACGTACGCTATGTAGACGTGAACGGCGATGGCATAATCACTGAACTAGACAAGACCAACATCGGGAACCCGAACCCGGAGTACACCTTCGGCCTTACCTTCTCTGGTGACTACAAAGGCTTTGACTTCTCTTTCCTGGCCTCCGGGGTAGCCGGAAACCAGATTGTGCAGTCGTACCGGAACCACGCCAACCCGCTGGCCAACTACACGGCCCGTATCCTGGACCGTTGGCACGGACCGGGTTCCTCTAACACCATGCCTAGAGTAACCGAAGATGCGCGTAACTGGACCAACTTCTCTGACCTGTACGTTCAGGACGGTGACTTCTTGAGAATCAGCAACGTTACCATTGGGTACAACCTGGGGCAGCTGATGAAGCAAAGCAGCCGCGCGCGTCAGTTCCGCGTTTTTGCCTCCGTCCTGAATCTCTACACCTTCACCAAATATGACGGCATGGACCCAGAAATTGGCTACACCGACGGCTTTGCCCAAGGAGTAGACGTGGGCTACTACCCACGCCCTAGAACCATGATGGTAGGCGCTAACCTGAGATTTTAA
- a CDS encoding RagB/SusD family nutrient uptake outer membrane protein, which yields MRHIKTFALAVGLLSLGSCQDFLDTEPITTQTESNSYRTPEDAFKSLVGCYDGLQRIWADGISLPVAAEVLSDNAFGGTGNGDGFGYQALDEFDMARSPADRNLFEANWRAYYAAVYRCNMLLSKLEGIEWGTQTALKNTYAAEARYIRAYLYFDMVRLWGNIPLLTEPSAENVAQANPDEVYKVIAQDLKFAAANLPSTSYTAQNPATYGRVTKWAAQALTGRVFLYYTGYYGKADLVGEVTKAQALAAVEDVISNGGFDLVEDYANLWPAASVANYAGEDNKETVFAIKYSYTSNYNGNADGNHWMVMTGIREQASYPYGNGWGGATVNPKLWNAFSANDTRRFGSIISIADEKIDFKNKGKQREYTGYYGKKYSPMVDEKGNSLPVNLGGTNFMIGQYQDYVSIRFADVLLMAAELGSPNAQTYFDRVRRRAYKDKFTPLAVSQANIMNERRLEFAGEGIRYYDLLRQGINVAAAAIAETTTVENGGTAAAKTIAADKIIKTKGLQQIPYNQITLSNGMLKQNAGW from the coding sequence ATGAGACATATAAAAACATTCGCCTTAGCAGTGGGCCTTCTTTCACTGGGCTCCTGCCAGGATTTCTTAGATACAGAACCCATCACCACCCAAACCGAAAGCAATTCTTACCGAACCCCAGAGGATGCCTTCAAGTCATTGGTAGGTTGCTATGACGGGTTGCAGCGGATTTGGGCAGATGGTATCAGTTTACCGGTGGCCGCCGAGGTGTTATCAGACAACGCTTTTGGAGGTACCGGCAACGGTGACGGTTTCGGGTACCAGGCGCTGGATGAGTTTGACATGGCTCGATCTCCTGCAGACCGGAACCTGTTTGAAGCCAACTGGCGGGCGTACTATGCGGCTGTTTACCGGTGCAACATGCTTCTTAGCAAACTGGAGGGCATAGAGTGGGGCACCCAAACGGCCCTTAAGAATACCTACGCAGCCGAAGCCCGTTACATTCGCGCATACCTGTATTTTGACATGGTACGCCTTTGGGGCAACATTCCTTTGTTAACCGAGCCTTCTGCCGAGAATGTAGCCCAAGCCAACCCAGATGAGGTATACAAAGTAATTGCGCAGGACCTGAAGTTTGCCGCGGCCAATTTACCCAGCACTTCTTACACTGCTCAAAACCCAGCCACGTATGGCCGGGTGACCAAGTGGGCTGCTCAAGCATTGACCGGGCGGGTTTTCCTGTATTACACCGGCTACTATGGCAAAGCAGATCTGGTGGGCGAAGTTACCAAAGCACAAGCCCTAGCAGCGGTAGAAGATGTGATATCAAACGGAGGGTTCGATTTAGTAGAAGACTACGCCAACCTCTGGCCAGCGGCCTCAGTGGCCAACTACGCCGGAGAGGATAACAAAGAAACCGTGTTCGCCATCAAGTACTCATACACCAGTAACTATAACGGTAACGCCGACGGAAACCATTGGATGGTCATGACCGGCATCCGCGAGCAGGCCAGCTACCCCTACGGCAATGGCTGGGGCGGGGCTACCGTAAACCCGAAATTGTGGAATGCTTTCTCGGCGAATGACACCCGTCGATTTGGGTCTATTATTTCCATCGCCGATGAAAAGATCGACTTCAAAAACAAAGGCAAGCAGCGGGAATATACCGGCTATTACGGGAAAAAGTACAGCCCTATGGTAGATGAGAAAGGCAACAGCCTACCGGTAAACTTAGGCGGTACCAACTTTATGATCGGGCAGTACCAGGACTACGTTTCCATCCGGTTCGCTGATGTGCTGCTGATGGCCGCTGAACTGGGTAGCCCGAACGCACAAACTTACTTTGACAGAGTACGCCGGAGAGCCTACAAAGACAAATTCACACCGTTGGCGGTTTCTCAGGCCAATATCATGAACGAACGTCGCTTGGAATTTGCCGGTGAGGGCATCCGGTACTATGATCTGCTTCGCCAGGGCATTAACGTGGCGGCGGCGGCTATTGCCGAGACCACCACGGTAGAGAACGGCGGAACGGCGGCAGCTAAGACCATTGCCGCTGATAAAATCATCAAGACCAAAGGCCTGCAGCAGATTCCTTACAACCAGATCACGCTTTCTAACGGAATGCTTAAGCAAAATGCCGGTTGGTAA
- a CDS encoding TIM-barrel domain-containing protein: MKLRNTLCLALIGTLFSFKQPAIKNYQKLEDGVLVRLEKPANGQPKIVKVRVVGDNIIQVSATPVEKFSEEASLMVLEDKTKKTDWQYQEKGKTLVLNTKALRVEVGAENGAVTFFDKSGKVLLQENNAGKQAFAPVTFGTTQSYQLKKAFNVDKDEAFYGLGQHQAGLMNYRGWQVDLTQYNSVAVVPFLVSSKNYGILWDNNSITKFGDVRPYQQLSKLKLYGKDQKAGGLTATYAFDKKTGKAPIVRQESEISYEFLEDQNKYPTGYSLEGGLMTWEGFIESDATGDHRFEMPSSGYVKVWIDNKLLLDRWREAWNPGMSVFKAPLQKGKKHSFKMEWNPDGNVSYLALRFLTPQPAQDLNTVAFSSEAGDKMDYYFVHGKNMDEVVSGYRELTGKAQVMPKWAMGFWQSRERYKTQQELLEVVKEFRKRQIPLDNIVQDWSYWKEDQWGSQEFDGTRFPDPKGMINEVHANNAKIMISTWPKFYEGIDAYKKFDQKGLLYKTSINEQIRDWIGKGYVSTFYDAFNPEGRKMFWDLISEKLYKMGIDAWWQDASEPDILSNSSIAHRKALMNPTYLGPADKYFNAYVLQHNKGIYEGQRGTNPNDRVFILTRSAFGGLQRYGAATWSGDIASTFEEMGRQIPAGLNFSLSGLPYWTTDIGGFFVENKYDRGTMTPEVQEEWRELNTRWYQYGTFTPLYRAHGQFPFREVYNIAPENHKAYQAIVYYNKLRYRLMPYIYSLTGQVYHKNGTIMRPLVMDFGTDKNVLNIGDQFMFGPSLLVNPVYEAKATSRKLYLPANTGWYSLYDGSYQKGGQQITAAAPYERMPLFVKEGSILPFGPELQYTTEKPAETITLYVYGGKDASFELYEDENTNYNYEQGKFATIPITYNEASKTLTVGKRQGEFNGMLLKRTFNVVFVQPGKAKALAFDAKPDATIAYSGSASSVKLK, encoded by the coding sequence ATGAAGCTTAGAAACACGCTTTGTTTAGCGCTCATCGGGACGCTGTTTTCCTTTAAGCAGCCTGCAATAAAGAACTACCAGAAACTGGAAGACGGTGTATTGGTGCGGTTGGAAAAACCAGCTAACGGCCAACCCAAGATTGTGAAGGTTCGGGTAGTGGGGGACAATATCATCCAGGTATCGGCTACGCCAGTGGAGAAGTTCTCTGAGGAAGCCAGCCTCATGGTGCTGGAAGACAAAACCAAGAAAACCGATTGGCAATATCAGGAGAAAGGCAAAACTTTAGTTTTAAACACCAAAGCCCTTCGGGTGGAAGTAGGTGCTGAGAACGGGGCGGTTACTTTCTTTGATAAAAGCGGGAAAGTGTTGCTGCAGGAAAACAATGCAGGAAAGCAGGCCTTCGCGCCGGTTACCTTTGGTACTACTCAAAGCTACCAATTAAAGAAAGCATTCAATGTAGACAAAGATGAGGCATTCTATGGTTTGGGCCAGCACCAGGCCGGCCTGATGAATTACAGAGGCTGGCAGGTAGACCTTACCCAATACAACTCGGTTGCGGTGGTGCCTTTCCTGGTGTCCAGCAAAAACTACGGCATCCTGTGGGATAACAACTCTATCACCAAATTTGGCGATGTGCGCCCGTATCAGCAGCTTTCCAAACTGAAACTTTACGGCAAAGACCAGAAGGCCGGCGGCCTTACCGCTACCTATGCTTTTGATAAAAAGACCGGGAAAGCACCTATTGTGCGTCAGGAGTCTGAGATCAGCTATGAGTTCCTGGAAGACCAAAACAAATACCCTACTGGCTACTCCTTAGAAGGAGGCTTGATGACCTGGGAAGGCTTCATTGAAAGCGACGCAACCGGTGACCACCGGTTCGAGATGCCTTCTTCCGGGTACGTGAAGGTATGGATTGACAACAAACTGCTGCTGGACCGCTGGCGCGAAGCCTGGAACCCGGGCATGTCGGTGTTCAAGGCGCCTCTGCAGAAAGGAAAGAAGCACTCCTTTAAAATGGAGTGGAACCCAGATGGCAATGTGTCTTACCTGGCGCTTCGGTTCTTGACCCCACAACCTGCCCAAGACCTGAATACCGTTGCCTTCTCTTCTGAGGCTGGTGATAAAATGGACTACTACTTTGTGCACGGCAAAAACATGGACGAAGTGGTGAGTGGTTACCGTGAACTGACCGGTAAGGCGCAGGTAATGCCTAAGTGGGCCATGGGCTTCTGGCAGAGCCGCGAGCGTTACAAAACGCAGCAGGAACTACTGGAAGTGGTAAAGGAATTCCGCAAGCGCCAGATTCCGTTAGATAACATTGTGCAGGACTGGTCTTACTGGAAAGAAGACCAGTGGGGAAGCCAAGAGTTTGACGGGACCCGGTTCCCAGACCCAAAAGGCATGATCAACGAGGTGCACGCCAACAATGCCAAGATCATGATCTCCACCTGGCCTAAGTTCTATGAAGGCATTGACGCTTACAAGAAGTTTGACCAGAAAGGCCTGTTATATAAAACCAGCATTAATGAGCAAATCAGAGACTGGATTGGCAAAGGCTACGTGTCTACGTTCTATGACGCCTTTAACCCCGAGGGCCGCAAGATGTTTTGGGACCTGATTAGCGAAAAGCTCTACAAAATGGGCATTGACGCCTGGTGGCAAGATGCCTCTGAGCCAGACATCCTTTCCAACTCGTCTATTGCGCACCGCAAGGCCTTGATGAACCCTACGTATTTAGGACCTGCCGATAAGTACTTCAACGCCTACGTGCTGCAGCACAACAAAGGCATCTATGAAGGACAGCGCGGTACCAACCCCAATGACCGGGTGTTCATCTTGACCCGTTCGGCCTTTGGAGGGTTGCAGCGCTACGGAGCCGCCACCTGGAGCGGAGACATTGCGTCTACATTTGAGGAAATGGGCCGCCAGATTCCGGCCGGTCTGAACTTCTCCTTGTCTGGCTTGCCTTACTGGACAACGGATATTGGAGGTTTCTTCGTGGAAAACAAGTATGACCGTGGCACTATGACGCCTGAGGTACAGGAAGAATGGCGCGAGCTGAACACCCGCTGGTACCAGTACGGCACTTTCACGCCCTTGTATCGTGCGCATGGCCAGTTTCCGTTCCGGGAGGTGTACAACATTGCGCCTGAAAACCACAAGGCATACCAAGCTATTGTGTACTACAACAAGCTGCGCTACCGCCTGATGCCGTACATCTACTCGCTTACCGGGCAGGTGTATCACAAGAACGGCACCATCATGCGTCCGCTGGTGATGGACTTCGGCACTGATAAAAACGTGCTGAACATTGGTGATCAGTTCATGTTTGGGCCTAGCTTGTTGGTGAACCCAGTGTATGAAGCCAAGGCTACCAGCCGTAAACTGTATCTGCCTGCCAATACCGGTTGGTACAGCCTCTATGACGGTTCTTACCAGAAAGGTGGTCAGCAGATCACGGCCGCAGCCCCTTATGAGCGCATGCCGCTGTTCGTGAAAGAAGGCTCTATTCTGCCATTCGGACCAGAATTGCAATACACGACTGAAAAGCCAGCCGAGACCATCACCTTGTATGTGTACGGAGGCAAAGATGCTTCTTTTGAGTTGTACGAAGACGAAAACACAAACTACAACTACGAGCAAGGCAAGTTCGCTACCATTCCCATCACCTATAATGAGGCCTCCAAAACCCTTACTGTGGGCAAACGCCAGGGCGAATTCAATGGCATGTTGCTGAAGCGCACCTTCAACGTGGTGTTTGTGCAGCCGGGCAAAGCCAAAGCCCTAGCTTTTGATGCCAAGCCAGACGCTACCATTGCCTATTCGGGCAGTGCCTCCTCGGTGAAACTGAAATAA